A window from Scheffersomyces stipitis CBS 6054 chromosome 7, complete sequence encodes these proteins:
- the FET3 gene encoding multicopper oxidase (multicopper ferro-O2- oxidoreductase~go_function copper ion binding): protein MLILRVVYALVWALLSVSPKTHVFHFNLTYVDADADGTFSRRMIGINNQWPLPTIRVKKNDRIQIHFTNLLETKASLHFHGLFQQGTNAMDGPEMVTQCPVAPGSTFLYDFKVTKQAGTYWYHSHSGSQYADGLRGILIVEDTEQDYHFHFDEEVVLSVGEHYHQESSEVLSKFMSRYNPTGAEPIPQNSLFNETKNVTWHVEPGKTYLLRIVNMGLFTSQYLSIEDHTFTIVEADGVFVEPQEVDSLYIAVAQRYSVLVKSKKSTKKNYRFLNIIDQEMLDVLPADLQVISTNWMVYNDDVEMPSPLENNDKSFENQLAKMHPFDDFYLVPLGKEALLPDADVVITLDFTMDVLGDGVTYASFNGVSYVPPKVPTLYSVVSSGKYANNQQVYGSNTNTFVIQNNEVVDIVLNNMDPGKHPFHLHGHTFQVISRSPEGMDEEDPIKFDPNNSSHTNYPEYPMIRDTVQVHPNGFFVLRFKADNPGVWFFHCHVDWHLEQGLAITFVEAPFEIQKQKIIPNHYDNCKSSNVSTIGNAAGNYGETKESWLNLQGENVQVAPLPAGFTTKGYVAMILCTLVAVYGVWSIYKYGMEDVNSEDTEAVIRKLYDILRTNGALEPEYDDGDEELLIAS, encoded by the exons ATGCTTATTCTACGCGTTGTCTACGCTTTGGTCTGGGCTCTCTTGTCGGTATCT CCAAAGACGCATGTCTTTCATTTCAACTTAACATACGTGGACGCCGATGCAGACGGCACTTTCTCGAGGAGAATGATCGGTATCAACAACCAATGGCCACTTCCAACTATTCGAGTCAAGAAAAACGACAGAATCCAAATCCATTTCACCAACTTGCTTGAGACAAAAGCTTCATTACACTTCCATGGTTTGTTCCAGCAAGGAACGAATGCCATGGACGGCCCAGAAATGGTCACACAATGCCCCGTAGCACCAGGGTCGACTTTCTTGTACGATTTCAAGGTCACTAAACAAGCTGGAACTTACTGGTACCATTCACATTCCGGTTCTCAGTATGCAGATGGATTGAGAGGTATCCTCATCGTTGAAGATACTGAGCAGGACTatcatttccattttgacgaagaagtgGTTCTATCTGTAGGAGAACACTACCACCAGGAATCATCGGAAGTGTTAAGCAAGTTCATGAGTAGGTACAACCCTACTGGAGCAGAGCCGATTCCTCAGAATTCGCTTTTCAACGAAACCAAGAACGTCACATGGCATGTGGAGCCAGGAAAGACATATTTGTTGCGTATTGTGAACATGGGTCTTTTCACATCACAGTACTTATCGATCGAGGACCATACGTTCACCATTGTTGAGGCCGATGGGGTCTTTGTTGAGCCTCAGGAAGTAGACTCATTGTACATTGCTGTAGCACAGCGCTATTCTGTCTTGGTCAAGAGTAAAAAATCGACGAAGAAAAACTACCGTTTCCTTAACATCATCGACCAGGAAATGTTGGATGTCTTACCGGCTGATTTACAAGTAATTTCGACAAACTGGATGGTCTATAATGACGATGTAGAAATGCCCTCTCCATTAGAAAACAACGATAAGAGCTTCGAGAATCAATTGGCCAAGATGCATCCTTTTGACGATTTCTACCTTGTTCCTCTTGGTAAGGAGGCTTTGCTTCCAGATGCAGATGTTGTGATCACCCTCGATTTCACAATGGATGTCCTAGGCGACGGCGTAACCTATGCGCTGTTTAACGGTGTGTCGTATGTTCCTCCTAAGGTTCCTACATTATACTCTGTTGTGTCCAGTGGAAAATATGCCAACAATCAACAGGTCTACGGTTCCAACACCAACACCTTTGTAATCCAGAACAACGAAGTAGTTGACATTGTATTGAATAATATGGATCCAGGGAAGCATCCTTTCCATTTGCACGGACACACTTTCCAAGTGATCTCTCGTTCTCCGGAAGGCATGGATGAGGAAGATCCGATCAAGTTTGACCCAAACAACTCTAGCCATACGAACTATCCAGAGTATCCTATGATTAGAGACACTGTACAGGTACATCCCAATGGGTTTTTTGTGCTAAGATTCAAGGCTGACAACCCTGGTGTTTGGTTTTTCCATTGCCATGTAGACTGGCATTTGGAGCAGGGATTGGCTATCACCTTCGTGGAAGCTCCTTTTGAGATccaaaaacagaaaatcaTACCTAATCATTATGACAATTGTAAGCTGTCTAATGTTTCTACGATTGGTAATGCTGCTGGAAATTACGGCGAGACCAAAGAAAGCTGGTTGAATCTACAGGGAGAAAACGTCCAAGTAGCACCATTACCAGCCGGGTTTACTACAAAGGGCTACGTAGCTATGATACTTTGCACCTTGGTGGCAGTTTATGGAGTGTGGTCTATTTACAAATACGGAATGGAGGACGTCAACTCCGAAGACACCGAAGCCGTCATCCGCAAACTTTATGACATCTTACGAACGAATGGAGCTCTTGAACCAGAATatgatgatggtgatgAGGAACTCTTGATTGCATCATAG
- the KRE6 gene encoding Beta-glucan synthesis-associated protein (go_component cell wall~go_process beta-1,6 glucan biosynthesis; cell wall organization and biogenesis), whose protein sequence is NLGQFLAVIALISIIVFGSIGYVIMTARSYYKPLEPEVYEVLSYYKYPTLSAIRTSLIDLDTPKEAHTKNSFHDNEPWKLVFSDEFNVEGRTFHEGDDQFFTAVDLHYAATNDLEYYTPHMAETINGSLRITIDAYQTNGLDYISAMLQSWNKLCFNKNAMVEVSLRMPSYSQSKGLWPAVWSLGNLARPGYMATTDGVWPYTYDECDYGITPNQSSPDGISYLPGQRLSKCTCLGQDHPNLGVGRGAPEIDIIEGTHAGYDDWALGAQTLQVAPFDPWWRPDYDFLTIENYNHTSMKADTGTPQQESIASTTVLNSEWFESLRNRSNYSQSLQNHTHFQTYGFEYRSEKTEERDSYIQFFVADEKTFGVYGDSLHPAGNVGWRQITREPMSLIFNLGLSPTWQTIDFASLDYPATLEIDYIRIYQREGEEEMTCDPPDYPTVDYINSHIAAYSNVNFTSWEQAGYKTPRNSFMHGCLAPIK, encoded by the coding sequence aacttgggGCAATTTTTGGCAGTTATTGCTCTTATTTCTATTATTGTCTTTGGCTCTATTGGATATGTGATAATGACAGCTAGAAGCTACTATAAGCCTCTTGAACCTGAAGTATACGAAGTGTTGTCTTACTATAAATATCCAACCCTTTCAGCCATTCGTACATCTTTGATTGACCTTGACACGCCAAAGGAAGCTCATACCAAAAACAGCTTCCATGATAATGAACCCTGGAAATTGGTTTTCTCTGATGAGTTTaatgttgaaggaagaacttTCCATGAAGGGGACgaccaattcttcactgCTGTCGATCTTCACTATGCAGCCACCAATGACTTGGAATACTATACACCTCATATGGCCGAAACTATAAACGGAAGCTTGAGGATCACTATAGATGCTTACCAAACAAATGGTTTGGACTATATTTCAGCTATGTTGCAATCATGGAACAAACTCtgtttcaacaagaatgcAATGGTTGAAGTCAGCTTACGAATGCCTTCTTACTCACAATCAAAAGGTCTTTGGCCAGCAGTGTGGTCCTTGGGAAATTTAGCTAGGCCAGGATATATGGCCACAACTGATGGAGTATGGCCATATACATATGACGAATGCGACTATGGAATTACGCCCAATCAGTCTTCGCCGGATGGAATATCATACTTACCGGGACAGCGGTTAAGCAAGTGTACCTGTCTTGGACAAGACCATCCCAATCTTGGAGTTGGCAGAGGGGCACCTGAAATTGATATAATAGAAGGAACCCATGCTGGCTATGATGATTGGGCTCTTGGTGCACAGACATTACAGGTTGCGCCATTTGATCCCTGGTGGAGACCAGACTACGACTTCTTGACTATTGAAAACTACAACCATACTTCCATGAAAGCTGACACTGGTACCCCACAACAGGAGTCGATTGCTTCCACCACTGTGCTCAATCTGGAATGGTTCGAGAGTTTGAGAAACCGTTCTAACTATAGCCAGAGTTTACAGAACCACACCCATTTCCAGACTTACGGATTTGAATATAGAAGTgaaaagacagaagaaagagacaGTTACATTCAGTTCTTTGTTGCAGACGAAAAGACTTTTGGAGTATATGGAGATTCATTGCATCCAGCGGGAAATGTTGGTTGGAGACAGATAACCAGGGAACCAATGTCAttaattttcaacttgggGTTATCACCTACTTGGCAAACTATTGACTTTGCATCTCTAGACTATCCTGCTACACTTGAAATAGACTATATTAGAATATACCAACgtgaaggtgaagaagaaatgacTTGCGATCCACCAGATTATCCAACTGTTGATTATATCAATTCGCATATTGCTGCCTATCTGAACGTTAATTTCACCAGTTGGGAACAGGCTGGGTATAAAACTCCTCGAAACAGCTTTATGCATGGATGCCTTGCGCCAATTAAGtaa